GACGCGCGTGCTGGACATCGAGGACGTGCGATACGAGGCGGCCGGCAAGGCCGACCTGGTGCTGCTGGACGTGCCGTGCAGCAACTCGGGTGTACTGCCGCGCCGGCCCGAGGCGCGTTACCGGCTTGGCTTCGAGCAAGCCGCGGCGCAACTGGAGCGCCTCACCGGCGTGCAGCGCGACCTGGTGGCCCAGAGCCGCGCCATGCTCGTCGCCGGCGGGCGCGTGGTCTACGCAACGTGCAGCATGGACGCCGAGGAGAACGAACACATCACCCAGTGGGCGTGCGCATCGGCCGGTTTCCAGCTGGTGCGCGAGTCGTCCACGCTTCCTGCCGGGCTGCCCGGCCAGCCGCCATCGGCCTATCGCGATGGCGGATACGCCGCATTGCTGGCCGCCCAGGCGTCCGAGGGCCGATAGGCACGTGCCGGGGGGTCTACAGTGGCCCCACGATCGAGCCGGAGACCACAGTCGGTCGCCCCGGCATGCAAGCGGCGGAGCGGGCACCCATGAAGTTGCTGGACATCCTGACTCCCGAGTGCGTCAAGGCGCCCCTGGAGTCGACCGACAAACGCGGGGTCATCGACGAGATGGTCGACCTGCTGTCCGAGTTGGGCCGCGTCAACAACGCGCAAGCCCTCAAGGACGCCGTCTGGGCCCGAGAGCAGACCCGCACCACCGGCATCGGCCACGGCCTTGCCATTCCCCATGGCAAGTGCGAGGGGCTCAGCGGCCTGGCCATGGCCATCGGCAAGCCAGCCAGCCCCATCGAGTTCGAGGCCATCGACGGCCAGCCCGTCCGCCTTGTGGTCCTGCTGGCCAGCCCCCCCGACCGCACGAGCGACCACATCCAGGCGCTGGCGCGCATCAGCCGCCTGATGACCATGGACGACTTCCGCGATCGCATCTACGCGGCCAGCGATCCAGAGGAGATCTACCAACTCCTCAAGGATCAGGAAAAGGCCGGCTGACCCGTCGGCACCGCCCGCCAGCCCACTACCATCAAGCGTGCCCGTCCTCGCCGTCGCGAATCTCGACCTGTCCTACGGCGACGACATGATCCTGCGCGGGTGCTCGCTCTCCATCGAGCCCCGCGAGCGAGTGGCCATCGTTGGCCCCAACGGCACCGGCAAGAGCAGCCTGCTCAAGATCATGGCCGGCGTCCAGAAGCCGGACGCGGGCGAGGTGTCGCTCCAGCGGGGCGCCCGCGTTGCCTACCTGGCCCAGGATCCTCGGATCGATCGCGGGCTGACCCTCCGCCAGCACGCCGAGGGCGCCTTCGAAGAACTGGCCGCCCTGCACCTCCAACTCGAGGCCGTCTTCCACAAGCTGGCCGACGCCACCGGCGAAGATCTCCAGAAAGCCATGGCCGAGCAGGCTCGCATCGAAGAGCGCATCCAGGCCGCCGGCGGCTACAACGTCGATCACCGCATCGATGGCGTCCTGCACGGCTTGGGTTTCCGCGACGCGCAGTTCTCCCTTCCGGTCGAGAAGCTCAGCGGCGGCCAGAAGGCCCGCCTGGCCCTCGCCCGTGCGCTGCTGACCGAGCCCGACGTCCTCTTGATGGACGAACCGACCAACCACCTGGACGTGCACGGCCGCATCTGGCTTGAAGACTTCCTGGTCGATGCGTTCAAGGGCGCCGTCGTCCTCATCGCACACGATCGCTCCGTGCTCAGCCGGGTGGCCGAGCGCGTCGTGGAGCTCGAACGCGGCCGGATCATCAGCTACCCCGGTGGATACAACGCGTTCCGCACGCTGCGGGCCGATCGACTGAAGACGCAACTGGAGGCATGGGAGCGACAGCAGACCAAGTTCCGCCAGGAGCAGGCCTTCATCGACAAGTATCGGGCCGGCCAGCGGGCCAAGCAGGCCAAGGGGCGCGAGAGCCGCCTCGATCGGGCACGCGAGTCGTCCACGCTCGAGAAGCCCGTCGAACTTGCCGTCTTCAAGCCAAGCCTGCCGCCCGCGCCGCGGACGGGCGACATCGTCGTCAAAGCAACCGGCCTGACCATGCGCTATCCCCGCGACGACGGCTCCACGCTCACCCTGTTCGAAGATCTAGACATCACCATCTCGCGCGGCGAACGCTGGGGCGTCGTTGGCCCCAACGGTGCGGGCAAGAGCACGCTCGTTGAGTGTCTGCTCAACAAGCGGGAACCCTCGGCCGGCCAGGTCAAGCACGGCGCTGGACTGAAGGTCGGCTACTTCAGCCAGGGCCGCGGCGATATGGATCCGATGACCACCGTGCCGCGGCACATCCAGCGGGTCGTGGCCCGCCTTGCCGACGCCGAAGAAGGCCCCGACAAGCCCAAGCTTTTGAGCGAACAGGAGGCCCGCGACCTGGCCGGCGCGTTCCTCTTCTCGGGCGACCGCCAGGAGTCGCTCCTGGGCGATATGTCCGGCGGCGAGCGGGCGCGGGCGGCACTGGCCGCGCTGCTCGCCTGTGCACGAAACGTGCTGGTGCTCGACGAACCGACGAACCACTTGGACATTCCCAGTGCCGAACGCCTCGAAGCCCTGCTGGAGCGCGGGCAGGGCAAGAAGAGCGGGACCTTCGATGGAACGCTGATCGTCGTCAGTCACGACCGCACGCTCATCGACGCGGTATGCGACCACCTGATCGTCTTTGATGGCAAGGGCCGCGTAAGCCTGCACATGGGCGGCTGGAGCGAATGGCTCGCCGGCGGAGCACGTGCCATCTCGGCACCCGAACCGACCAAACGCACGGTGCCACCACCGGCGCCGCCCCCTGCGCCGGCGCCGAAGAAGAAGGCGGGCAAGAGCAAGTTCTCCTGGATGCCCGTCGAGGCCATCGAGCAGAAGATTCAGGAGCTGGAGGGTGAGATTTCGCGCATCGATGCGAAGCTGGACGATCCCGAGATCTGGAAGGACGCCGTCCGAGCCGCCGAGATCAACGCCAAACGCGATGACCTCAAGGCCGAACTGGATGAGCTGGAAACGGAGTGGCTA
This genomic stretch from Phycisphaerales bacterium harbors:
- a CDS encoding PTS sugar transporter subunit IIA, whose translation is MKLLDILTPECVKAPLESTDKRGVIDEMVDLLSELGRVNNAQALKDAVWAREQTRTTGIGHGLAIPHGKCEGLSGLAMAIGKPASPIEFEAIDGQPVRLVVLLASPPDRTSDHIQALARISRLMTMDDFRDRIYAASDPEEIYQLLKDQEKAG
- a CDS encoding ABC-F family ATP-binding cassette domain-containing protein, which gives rise to MPVLAVANLDLSYGDDMILRGCSLSIEPRERVAIVGPNGTGKSSLLKIMAGVQKPDAGEVSLQRGARVAYLAQDPRIDRGLTLRQHAEGAFEELAALHLQLEAVFHKLADATGEDLQKAMAEQARIEERIQAAGGYNVDHRIDGVLHGLGFRDAQFSLPVEKLSGGQKARLALARALLTEPDVLLMDEPTNHLDVHGRIWLEDFLVDAFKGAVVLIAHDRSVLSRVAERVVELERGRIISYPGGYNAFRTLRADRLKTQLEAWERQQTKFRQEQAFIDKYRAGQRAKQAKGRESRLDRARESSTLEKPVELAVFKPSLPPAPRTGDIVVKATGLTMRYPRDDGSTLTLFEDLDITISRGERWGVVGPNGAGKSTLVECLLNKREPSAGQVKHGAGLKVGYFSQGRGDMDPMTTVPRHIQRVVARLADAEEGPDKPKLLSEQEARDLAGAFLFSGDRQESLLGDMSGGERARAALAALLACARNVLVLDEPTNHLDIPSAERLEALLERGQGKKSGTFDGTLIVVSHDRTLIDAVCDHLIVFDGKGRVSLHMGGWSEWLAGGARAISAPEPTKRTVPPPAPPPAPAPKKKAGKSKFSWMPVEAIEQKIQELEGEISRIDAKLDDPEIWKDAVRAAEINAKRDDLKAELDELETEWLGRV